One part of the Phragmites australis chromosome 3, lpPhrAust1.1, whole genome shotgun sequence genome encodes these proteins:
- the LOC133911924 gene encoding large ribosomal subunit protein uL15c-like, with amino-acid sequence MASITLLSLAPTTTFLHIPASAAAPGALTSRRAAPRALPLRARPPRRVTVVCSGAAATAEASDAAPAEKFRLDNLSPQKGSRRRPKRKGRGIAAGQGASCGFGMRGQKSRSGPGVRRGFEGGQMPLYRRIPKLRGIAGGMHIGLPKYVPFNLKDIVRGGFKDGDEISLESLKSRGLINPSGRERKLPLKILGDGDVSVKLSIKAGAFSASAKEKLEAAGCTLTLLPKRKKWLSQAYLKNQARAEEYFAKKKGGAGESDGASV; translated from the exons ATGGCTTCCATCACCCTCCTCTCTCTCGCTCCCACCACCACCTTCCTCCACATCCCGGCCTCCGCTGCCGCCCCCGGGGCCCTCACCAGCCGCCGGGCCGCGCCCCGCGCCCTCCCGCTCCGCGCGCGCCCGCCCCGCCGCGTCACCGTCGTCTGCAGCGGCGCCGCGGCGACAGCCGAGGCTTCGGATGCGGCGCCCGCGGAGAAGTTCCGGCTCGACAACCTGAGCCCGCAGAAGGGCTCGCGACGGCGGCCCAAGCGGAAGGGGCGCGGTATCGCGGCGGGCCAGGGCGCGAGCTGCGGGTTCGGGATGCGAGGACAGAAGTCGCGCTCGGGGCCCGGCGTCCGGCGCGGGTTCGAGGGAGGGCAGATGCCGCTCTACCGCCGTATCCCCAAGCTTCGTGGCATTGCCGGCG GAATGCACATTGGGCTGCCGAAGTATGTGCCATTCAATTTAAAAGACATAGTACGTGGTGGGTTCAAGGATGGTGACGAGATATCACTGGAGTCCTTGAAATCGAGGGGTTTGATCAACCCGTCTGGCAGGGAAAGGAAGCTGCCACTAAAG ATTTTAGGAGATGGTGATGTATCTGTCAAGTTGAGCATCAAGGCTGGAGCATTCTCAGCTTCAGctaaggagaagctcgaggcagcTGGTTGTACTCTGACTCTGTTGCCTAAACGGAAGAAATGGCTTTCACAAGCTTATCTGAAGAATCAAGCCCGCGCAGAAGAGTACTTTGCCAAGAAAAAAGGCGGCGCTGGTGAATCTGATGGCGCCTCTGTGTAG
- the LOC133911925 gene encoding 3-ketoacyl-CoA synthase 6-like — protein MPFSGSVNLKYVKQGYQLLVKHFLTLLLVPVMAATALELARLGPGELLSLWRSLELDLVHILCSAFFVVFVGTVYFMSRPRPVYLVDYACYKPPASCRVPFSTFMEHTRLITNDEKSVRFQTKILERSGLGEDTCLPPANHYIPPNPSMEASRAEAQLVIFSAIDDLVRRTGLKPKDIDILVVNCSLFSPTPSLSAIIINKYKLRSNIRSFNLSGMGCSAGLISIDLARDMLQVHRNSNALVVSTEIITPNFYHGTRRDMMLPNCLFRMGAAAILLSNRRREARRAKYRLVHVVRTHKGADDRAYRCVYEEEDEQGYSGISLSKELMAIAGDALKSNITTIGPLVLPMSEQLLFFFRLVGRKLINRNWKPYIPDFKLAFEHFCIHAGGRAVIDELQKNLQLSARHVEASRMTLHRFGNTSSSSLWYELAYIEAKGRMRRGDRVWQIGFGSGFKCNSAVWKCLRRIKTPTNGPWDDCIERYPVDIPEIVKL, from the exons ATGCCGTTCTCGGGGTCGGTGAACCTCAAGTATGTGAAGCAGGGGTACCAGCTCCTGGTGAAGCACTTCCTGACGCTGCTGCTGGTGCCGGTGATGGCAGCCACAGCGCTGGAGCTGGCGCGGCTGGGGCCAGGGGAGCTTCTGTCTCTGTGGCGGTCGCTGGAGCTCGACCTCGTGCACATCCTCTGCTCCGCGTTCTTCGTCGTCTTCGTGGGCACCGTCTACTTCATGTCGCGACCCAGGCCCGTGTACCTGGTGGACTACGCGTGCTACAAGCCGCCGGCCAGCTGCCGCGTGCCCTTCTCCACCTTCATGGAGCACACGCGCCTCATAACCAACGACGAGAAGAGCGTGCGCTTCCAGACCAAGATCCTCGAGCGCTCCGGGCTCGGCGAGGACACGTGCCTCCCGCCCGCCAACCACTACATCCCGCCCAACCCCAGCATGGAGGCGTCACGCGCCGAGGCGCAGCTCGTCATCTTCTCCGCCATTGACGACCTCGTCCGCCGCACGGGGCTCAAGCCCAAGGACATCGACATCCTCGTCGTCAACTGCAGCCTCTTCTCCCCGACGCCCTCGCTCTCggccataatcatcaacaaGTACAAGCTCCGCAGCAACATCCGCAGCTTCAATCTCTCCGGCATGGGATGCAGCGCCGGGCTCATCTCCATTGACCTCGCGCGCGACATGCTCCAG GTGCACCGGAACTCGAACGCGCTGGTGGTGTCGACGGAGATTATCACGCCCAACTTCTACCATGGGACCCGGCGCGACATGATGCTGCCCAACTGCCTGTTCCGGATGGGCGCGGCGGCGATCCTGTTGTCCAACCGGCGGCGCGAGGCGCGGCGTGCCAAATACCGGCTGGTGCACGTGGTGAGGACGCACAAGGGCGCAGACGACCGCGCGTACCGGTGTGTctacgaggaggaggacgaacAGGGGTACTCGGGCATCTCGCTGTCCAAGGAGCTGATGGCCATCGCCGGCGACGCGCTCAAGTCGAACATCACGACCATCGGCCCGCTGGTGCTGCCCATGTCGGAGCAGCTGCTCTTCTTCTTCCGGCTGGTCGGGCGCAAGCTCATCAACAGGAACTGGAAGCCTTACATCCCAGACTTCAAGCTGGCGTTCGAGCACTTCTGCATCCACGCCGGCGGGCGCGCCGTCATAGACGAGCTGCAGAAGAACCTGCAGCTGTCGGCGCGGCACGTGGAGGCCTCCCGCATGACACTGCACCGGTTCGGCAACACGTCGAGCAGCTCCCTCTGGTACGAGCTCGCCTACATCGAGGCTAAGGGCCGCATGCGCCGCGGCGACCGCGTCTGGCAGATCGGCTTCGGCAGCGGGTTCAAGTGCAACAGCGCCGTCTGGAAGTGCCTCCGAAGAATCAAGACGCCCACCAACGGGCCGTGGGACGACTGCATCGAACGCTACCCCGTCGACATCCCCGAGATCGTCAAGCTGTGA